The following coding sequences are from one Chrysiogenia bacterium window:
- a CDS encoding methyltransferase: NCVLNLVREDHKRQMFAEMHRVLKRGGRVAISDIVSDEIVPEHLRADPDLWSGCISGAFQEREFVRAFEEAGFYGISIAKRDQQPWQTVEGIEFRSVTVIAYKGKEGECLEANQAVIYNGPFREVSDDDGHRYVRGELVAVCEKTFNILTHDPYGGYFTAIEPREPVTEKEKAPFLCKGYVLRDPRQLKGADYKLTTENAGACCAPSGDSGGGSEGSCC; encoded by the coding sequence CCAACTGCGTGCTCAACCTCGTGCGCGAAGACCACAAGCGCCAGATGTTCGCCGAGATGCACCGCGTTTTGAAGCGCGGCGGCCGCGTGGCGATTTCCGACATCGTCAGCGACGAGATCGTGCCCGAACACCTGCGCGCCGATCCCGATCTCTGGAGCGGCTGCATCTCCGGCGCATTCCAGGAACGCGAGTTCGTCCGCGCCTTCGAGGAAGCGGGTTTCTACGGCATCTCCATCGCCAAGCGCGACCAGCAGCCCTGGCAAACCGTGGAGGGAATCGAGTTTCGCTCCGTCACGGTGATCGCCTACAAGGGCAAGGAAGGCGAGTGCCTCGAGGCCAACCAGGCCGTGATCTACAACGGCCCTTTCCGCGAAGTGAGCGACGACGACGGCCACCGCTACGTGCGCGGCGAGCTGGTTGCCGTGTGCGAAAAGACCTTCAACATCCTCACCCACGATCCCTACGGCGGCTACTTCACCGCCATTGAGCCGCGCGAACCGGTCACCGAAAAAGAGAAGGCCCCGTTCCTGTGCAAGGGCTACGTGCTGCGCGATCCGCGCCAGCTCAAGGGCGCCGACTACAAGCTCACTACCGAGAACGCAGGCGCCTGCTGCGCACCCTCCGGTGATTCGGGCGGTGGGAGCGAAGGGAGCTGCTGCTGA